A window from Nycticebus coucang isolate mNycCou1 chromosome X, mNycCou1.pri, whole genome shotgun sequence encodes these proteins:
- the LOC128577110 gene encoding PWWP domain-containing DNA repair factor 3B, whose protein sequence is MASSTAVVQSKGRAAPQQEECYRRALKVALEILNQRKPDAQETTAPSQKVPARRARRPPRRKRRKRKGKSGRGPGKREDPGSLLVRSESKEGVHRGASQVRTAVTPTIGDTQTKASHSASAHRDFLTLWEHEGEEEGKTKADTSTAVSSRPPIGEEDACAEDQQVAPSRPPGLVPTVPTALDREAQDTYWKALAASSACSDCAGSTEPPAEGAGELGLEGATAARTPPPPRRRYSLRLAERKRKLQVPRLEKGLQEPHPKPTKPITALKTAGGKRRGRPSRIASQPEPCPIETGTMVWFKFQDLPFWPAVVKSVSKAEKTARVLPIEANLRPEKSGIRVPLRRLKPLDGKEKEKLLKRAEKEYRQSVNWCLSLISHYREGLARGSFAGSFLHYYAADVSYPMRKAVQEGDLEIEFPKVNYADLEDSEEEASPRGKRPCKRILPDRMRAARDRANQQLVDFIVKRKGADHHLLDILKGRKPSRWLTSFLSSNRYLVCIETYLEDEDQLDVVVKHLQEVYKHIDRAMLTRIRDDKVNFLLEVLLPEAIIYAIATLEGLEYQAAEEKYLRGPPVHYREKELFDKNILRKTRKKAAASRGAY, encoded by the coding sequence ATGGCCTCCTCCACAGCAGTGGTGCAGTCAAAGGGCAGAGCTGCGCCCCAACAGGAAGAGTGCTACAGAAGAGCCCTGAAAGTGGCTCTGGAGATTCTGAATCAGAGAAAACCAGATGCGCAGGAGACCACTGCGCCATCCCAGAAGGTGCCAGCAAGGCGAGCCAGGCGCCCCCCTCGTAGAAAGCGTCGGAAACGCAAGGGGAAGTCAGGGAGGGGTCCTGGCAAACGTGAAGACCCGGGGTCACTGTTGGTGCGTTCAGAGAGCAAGGAGGGTGTGCACCGTGGTGCGTCACAGGTGCGCACAGCCGTCACTCCTACCATAGGAGACACTCAGACAAAGGCATCCCACAGCGCCAGTGCCCACCGAGATTTCCTGACACTTTGGGAGCACGAGGGTGAGGAAGAGGGCAAGACAAAGGCAGACACCTCCACAGCTGTGTCCTCACGTCCCCCAATCGGGGAGGAGGATGCATGTGCTGAAGACCAACAGGTGGCTCCATCTAGGCCACCGGGGCTGGTCCCCACTGTGCCCACAGCTCTGGACAGAGAGGCACAGGACACCTACTGGAAGGCCCTGGCTGCCTCCTCTGCATGCTCAGACTGTGCAGGGAGCACTGAGCCACCTGCAGAGGGTGCGGGGGAGCTGGGCCTGGAAGGTGCCACAGCAGCCCGCACACCCCCGCCCCCGAGGCGGCGGTACTCGCTCCGTCTTgcggagaggaagaggaagcttCAAGTGCCACGTTTGGAGAAGGGACTGCAAGAGCCTCACCCAAAGCCTACTAAGCCCATCACTGCTCTTAAAACAGCTGGCGGTAAACGACGGGGGCGACCCTCCAGGATTGCATCCCAGCCGGAGCCGTGTCCCATTGAAACAGGAACCATGGTCTGGTTTAAATTTCAAGACCTTCCGTTTTGGCCGGCGGTGGTAAAGAGTGTCAGCAAGGCAGAGAAGACCGCCAGGGTGCTCCCGATTGAGGCAAACCTGCGCCCTGAGAAGAGCGGCATCCGCGTCCCTCTTCGGAGACTAAAGCCCCTGGATGGTAAAGAGAAGGAGAAGCTACTGAAGAGAGCCGAGAAGGAGTACAGGCAGAGCGTCAACTGGTGCCTCTCCCTGATCTCCCACTACCGAGAGGGACTCGCCCGCGGCTCTTTTGCTGGCTCCTTCCTCCACTACTACGCTGCTGACGTCAGCTACCCGATGAGGAAAGCCGTCCAAGAGGGGGACCTGGAGATTGAATTTCCAAAGGTGAATTACGCAGACCTGGAGGATTCCGAGGAGGAGGCCTCCCCGCGCGGGAAGAGGCCCTGCAAGAGAATTCTCCCGGACCGGATGCGGGCCGCTCGGGACCGAGCCAACCAGCAGCTGGTGGACTTCATCGTGAAGAGAAAGGGGGCTGACCACCACCTTCTGGACATCTTGAAAGGCAGGAAACCGTCCAGATGGCTCACGTCATTTCTCAGTTCAAACAGGTACTTGGTCTGCATCGAGACATACCTGGAGGATGAGGATCAGTTGGATGTGGTGGTCAAACATTTACAGGAAGTCTACAAACACATAGACCGTGCCATGCTGACTCGGATAAGAGATGACAAGGTCAACTTCCTTCTGGAAGTCCTTCTGCCGGAAGCAATCATTTATGCAATTGCCACACTTGAGGGGCTAGAGTACCAGGCAGCAGAAGAGAAGTACCTGCGGGGACCACCCGTGCATTACCGCGAGAAAGAGCTCTTTGACAAGAATATCTTAAGGAAAACTAGAAAGAAAGCAGCAGCCAGCAGGGGAGCTTATTAG